In a single window of the Bos taurus isolate L1 Dominette 01449 registration number 42190680 breed Hereford chromosome 23, ARS-UCD2.0, whole genome shotgun sequence genome:
- the LOC617396 gene encoding serpin B6, translating to MDALSEANGTFALTLLKKLGEGSSKNVLIAPLSISSALAMVLLGARGNTAAQMCQTLSLNKSSGGGEDVHQDFQNLLSEVNRTDTQYLLRTANRLFGEKPYDFLSSFKNACHIFYQAEMEELDFVSATEEPTKHINTWVAEKTEGKIRDLLPANSVNPMTRLVLVSAVYFKGNWAKPFLKGRTMEGIFNVCKNVQKRALMIYNWSTFKTACIAEICSQILVLPYVGQELNMVILLPFESTDLITVEKALTYEKFVTWTKPDVLAEVEVEVFLPCFTLEESYDMECVLRYLGMTDAFNAARADFSGMSCQPGLHLSKVMHKSFLEVTEEGTEAVAASEARIRRSLGVVHHFYANRPFLFFIQHSRTGAILFCGRFCSP from the exons ATGGATGCGCTGTCAGAAGCAAACGGCACCTTTGCCTTGACCCTTCTGAAAAAGCTGGGTGAGGGCAGCTCGAAAAATGTGCTTATCGCACCCCTAAGCATCTCCTCTGCCCTGGCCATGGTCCTCCTGGGGGCCAGGGGCAACACCGCAGCCCAGATGTGCCAG ACGCTTTCTCTAAACAAGAGCAGTGGGGGAGGTGAAGATGTCCACCAGGATTTCCAGAACCTTCTCAGCGAAGTTAATAGGACGGACACACAGTACTTGCTCAGAACTGCCAACAGGCTTTTTGGAGAGAAGCCCTACGATTTCCTCTCA TCTTTCAAAAATGCCTGCCACATATTCTACCAAGCAGAGATGGAAGAGCTGGACTTTGTCAGCGCTACGGAGGAGCCCACAAAGCACATAAACACCTGGGTAGCCGAAAAGACAGAAG GTAAAATTAGAGACTTGCTCCCTGCAAATTCAGTTAACCCCATGACACGTCTGGTTCTCGTGAGCGCCGTCTACTTCAAAGGAAACTGGGCTAAACCATTTCTCAAAGGGCGCACCATGGAAGGGATATTCAACGTCTGCAAG AACGTGCAGAAACGTGCGCTAATGATTTACAACTGGTCCACCTTTAAAACGGCCTGCATTGCAGAAATCTGCAGCCAGATTCTGGTGCTTCCCTACGTCGGCCAAGAGCTGAACATGGTCATCCTGCTGCCATTTGAAAGCACTGACTTGATCACG GTCGAGAAGGCCCTGACCTACGAGAAATTTGTCACGTGGACGAAGCCGGACGTGCTGGCcgaggtggaggtggaggtgtTCCTGCCCTGCTTCACGCTGGAGGAGAGTTACGACATGGAGTGCGTCCTCCGATACCTGGGCATGACCGACGCCTTCAACGCGGCCCGTGCCGACTTCAGCGGGATGTCGTGCCAGCCAGGCCTGCACCTGTCCAAGGTCATGCACAAGTCCTTCTTGGAGGTCACCGAGGAGGGCACGGAGGCCGTGGCCGCCTCAGAGGCCAGGATCAGGCGAAGCCTGGGCGTCGTGCACCATTTCTATGCCAACCGccccttcctcttcttcatccagcacagcaggACCGGGGCCATCCTGTTCTGCGGCCGCTTCTGCTCGCCGTGA
- the LOC132342099 gene encoding serpin B6-like yields MDALSEANGTFALTLLKKLGEGNSKNVLIAPLSISSALAMVLLGARGNTAAQMCQTLSLNKSSGGGEDVHQGFQNLLCEVNRTDTRYLLRTANRLFGEKTYNFLSSFKDSCRKFYQAEMEELDFVCATEESRKHINTWVAEKTEGKIRDLLSANSVYPMTCLVLVNAIYFKGNWDKQFYKVHTKERPFQVSKNVQKPVQMMFRKSTFKMTYIAEICTQILVLPYVGQELNMVILLPRERTDLNTVEKALTYEKFVVWTKPDMLAEEEVEVFLPRFTLEESYDMECVLRDLGMTDGFNTARADFIGLSCQPGLHLSKVVHKPFVEVTEEGTEAVATSEARIRGLSLRTVPRFCANRPFLFFIQHSSTGAILFCGRFCSP; encoded by the exons ATGGATGCACTGTCAGAAGCAAACGGCACGTTTGCCTTGACCCTTCTGAAAAAACTGGGTGAGGGCAACTCGAAGAATGTGCTTATCGCACCCCTAAGCATCTCCTCTGCCCTGGCCATGGTCCTCCTGGGGGCCAGGGGCAACACCGCAGCCCAGATGTGCCAG acgcTTTCTCTAAACAAGAGCAGTGGGGGAGGTGAAGATGTCCACCAGGGTTTCCAGAACCTTCTCTGCGAAGTTAATAGGACGGACACACGGTACTTGCTCAGAACCGCCAATAGGCTTTTTGGAGAGAAGACTTACAATTTCCTCTCA TCTTTCAAAGATTCCTGCCGCAAATTCTACCAAGCAGAGATGGAAGAGCTGGACTTTGTCTGTGCTACAGAGGAGTCCAGGAAGCACATAAATACCTGGGTAGCCGAAAAGACAGAAG GTAAAATTAGAGACTTGCTGTCTGCAAATTCTGTCTACCCCATGACATGTCTGGTTCTCGTGAATGCCATCTACTTCAAAGGGAACTGGGACAAACAGTTTTACAAAGTGCACACCAAGGAAAGGCCTTTCCAAGTCAGCAAG AATGTGCAGAAACCTGTGCAAATGATGTTCAGGAAGTCCACCTTTAAAATGACCTACATTGCAGAAATCTGCACCCAGATTCTGGTGCTTCCCTATGTCGGCCAAGAGCTGAACATGGTCATCCTGCTGCCCAGAGAAAGAACTGACTTGAACACG GTCGAGAAGGCCCTGACCTACGAGAAATTTGTCGTGTGGACGAAGCCGGACATGCTGGccgaggaggaggtggaggtgttCCTGCCCCGCTTCACGCTGGAGGAGAGTTACGACATGGAGTGCGTCCTCCGAGACCTGGGCATGACCGACGGCTTCAACACGGCCCGGGCCGACTTCATCGGGCTGTCGTGCCAGCCAGGCCTGCACCTGTCCAAGGTCGTGCACAAGCCCTTCGTGGAGGTCACCGAGGAGGGCACGGAGGCCGTGGCCACCTCAGAGGCCAGGATCAGGGGGCTATCCCTGAGGACCGTGCCCCGGTTCTGTGCCAACCGccccttcctcttcttcatccagcacagcagtACCGGGGCCATCCTGTTCTGCGGCCGCTTCTGCTCGCCGTGA